CAGCCAGATCCCCCGCAGCCGCCCAACGCCCGGATCCGCTCCTCGGCGAGCAGGTCGGCGGCGTGCGCCGGGGTGGTGCGCTCCTGCTCGGCGAGCGCGAAGACCTGCTGGGTGGTTGCGAAGATGCCCGTGACGCGCTGCTTCGCGCGCTCGAACGAGAAGCCGCGCAGCTCGTCGGCGACCTGGATCAGCCCGCCCGCGTTGACGCAGAAGTCGGGTGCGTAGCGGATCCCGCGCTCGTGCAACCGCTGGTCGATGCCCGGTCGGGCCAGCTGGTTGTTGGCGGCGCCGCACACGACCTGGGCCGACAATGCGTCCACCACGTCGTCGGTGAGGGCGTGCCCGAGGGCGCAGGGTGCGTAGACGTCGAGCGGCGACGCGACCAGCTCGGCCGTGCTGGCGACGACCTGCACCTCGGGGTGCGCGGCCACGACCGCGGCCGTTGCTTCGGGCGCCACGTCGGCGACCACGACCCGCGCGCCGTCGCCGACCAGGTGGCCGACGAGGTGCGAGCCGACCTTGCCGACCCCGGCGACGCCGACCGTGCGCCCGTCGAGGCTCGGGGTGCCCCAGGTGGCCTCGGCCGCGGCGCGCATCCCCTGGAAGACGCCGTACGCCGTCAGCACCGAGGAGTCCCCGCACCCGCCGGCCTCCACCGTGCGACCGGTGACGAACCCGGTCTCCCGGCCGACCAGGTCCATATCGGCGCTCGTGGTGCCGACGTCGCAGGCGGTGTAGTAGCGCCCACCCAGCGACTCGACGAACCGGCCGTAGGCGCGCAGCAGTGCCTCGGACTTGAGTGCGCGCGGGTCACCGAGGATGACGGCCTTGCCGCCGCCGAGGTCCAGACCGGCGAGCGCTGCCTTGAGGGTCATGCCGCGCGCGAGGTCGCAGACGTCGGCGATCGCCGCCTGCTCGTCGGCGTACGGGAAGAACCGGGTGCCACCGAGCGCGGGACCGAGCGCGGTGGAGTGGATCGCGACGATCGCGCGCAGGCCTGTGGCCTCGTCGACGCAGAAGGTCAGCTGCTCGTGCGCGGCGGCCAGGTCGAAGACGCCGGAGCCGGACGCCCTGGTGGAAGGGTCGGCGCAGCGCGTCAGGGTGGGTGTCGTGGTCATGTGACGACCTTTCGGGTCAGCCCGCGGGGTGGGCGGGTGCGGATCGGCAGCCGCGCCCAGGGTGTGGCGTCGGCCACATCCACCCTAGAAGAAAACGGGTCATCCCGTCCCAAAGGGCTCGCTGCGTCACACCCGTCACCAAGTTGGCGATTCGGGCTGTGCCTATCAGTGGACAGTGCCACACTCGTCGCAGCCGGGCGGGTGCCTGGCGTGACACGAGGAGGACCGCATGAGCATGCGACCGGTGGAGTCCGAGCCGCTGCTGACCCCGGCCGAGGTCGCGGCCATGTTCCGCGTCGACCCCAAGACGGTCACCCGCTGGGCGAAGGCGGGCAAGCTCAGCTCGATCCGCACCCTCGGCGGGCATCGGCGCTACCGCGAGTCCGAGGTGCGCGAGCTGCTCGCCGGGATGATCCCCGAGCAGCGGGCGGCGGACGACCAGGTCTGACCCGACCTGAACCGCCTGGCGCGAGCCGGGTCAGGCGGTCGGCGCCACACCTCGACGGCCCGCAGGGTCGCGCACGTTCTCAGCACGACGCGACGCCCGTCACCGCCTGCACGGTGGTGTCGGGCGTCGCGTGCTGAGCGTGGTGGGGCGGACATCCGCCCCTGCCGTGATGTGCGCGGGGTCAGTCGCGCCGGTCGGCGTCGTCCGACCAGGGATCACGCTCGTCGGTGTCGCGCTCCTCGGAGCGCACCTTCCCATGCTGCAGCTCCTGGGCGAGCGCACTGAGATCCGTCTCGTGAGAGCGGTACTTCAGCTCGCGCGCCACCTTGGTCTGCTTAGCCTTCGCTCGGCCGCGCCCCATGGGTCCGACCCCCTCGCACACTTGGCCGGCGTCGCGGCTCACCGCGCGACCGGACTCCTCATCGAATTCGTCCTGGCTCAACCGTACCTGGTCGGTGGGCGATCCCGCACGCGGGGAGCCCAGGGCGTGGCCCCGGCCGACACCGGGGCCCTCGAACGCGGTCGGTCAGCTGCGGTGCGCGCCCACCAGGGTGACCGAGCCGGGCGCCCGGTCGGCGCCGGCGGACGAGACCTCGCCGCAGACCCAGGACTCGACGCCGCGTGCGGTGAGCAGCGCGGCCGCGCGGTCGGCGTCCTCCGCGGCAACGACCGCGACCATGCCCACGCCGCAGTTGAGGGTCTTCTCCAGGTCGGGCTCGGCGACGTTGCCGACCTCGCGCACGAGCTCGAAGACCGGCGGGCGCTGCCAGGTCGACCGGTCGATCGTGGCGGCGAGCTCCTCGGGCATGACCCGGGCGAGGTTGGCCGCCAGCCCACCCCCGGTCACGTGGGACATCACGCGGACCTCGGTGGCGCGGGCGAGCTCGAGGCAGTCCTTGGCATAGATCCGGGTCGGCTCGAGCAGCTCCTCACCGAGGGTCCGGCCGAGTTCGGCGACGTCGCGGTCGAGCTCCCAGCCGGCCTCGTTGAGGAGGACATGGCGCACCAGCGAGTAGCCGTTGGAGTGCAGGCCGGAGGCGGCCATCGCCACGATCGCGTCACCCGGACGAACCCGGCCCGGCCCCAGCAGCTGGCTGGCCTCGACCACCCCGGTGGTCGAGCCCGCGACGTCGTACTCGTCGGGCCCCAGCAGGCCAGGATGCTCGGCGGTCTCCCCCCCGAGCAGCGCGCACCCGGCCACCACGCAGGCCTCGGCGATGCCCTTGACGATCTGCGCGATGCGCTCGGGAACCACACGGCCCGTGGCGATGTAGTCAGTGAGGAACAACGGCTCCGCGCCGCACACGACGAGGTCGTCGACGAGCATCCCGACGAGGTCGAAGCCGATGGTGTCGTGCTTGTCCATCGCCTGCGCGATCGCGACCTTGGTGCCGACACCGTCGGCCGACGTCGCCAGCAGCGGACGGTCATAGCTCTTGAGCGCCGAGACGTCGAACAACCCGGCGAAGCCGCCGATGCCCCCCACCATCTCGGGACGGCGCGCCTTGTCGACCCAGACCTTGATCAGCTCGACGGCGCGGTCACCGGCCTCGATGTTGACGCCGGCGGCTTCGTACGTCGCGCCGGGCGCGTTCTGGTCGGTCATCGGCAACGGCTCCACAGGTCAGGGTCGGACAGCACGGGTCGGCGGCGCGTTCGTCGGCTTGGTCGGCCGGTCAGGGACGGTCGAGGGCGTCGGTGGCCCCGCCGCCGGTGAGCGAGGAGATCAGGCCGTCGACGTCGGTGCGCAGCGAGCCGTTGTGGGCGGACTCGTCGCGGACCTCGAGGCGGTACTTGTCGAGGTGGCGCTCCTCGGGCAGCGGGATCGGGTACTCGCCGTCGAAGCACGCACGGCACAGCTTCGCCGCGGGGACGGTGGTGGCCTCGGTGAGCTCCTCCAGGGAGATGTAGGCCAGCGAGTCGGCGTCGATCGAGCGGCAGATCTCGTCGACGGCGAGGCCGGTCGCGATCAGCTCGGCGCGGGTCGCGAAGTCGATGCCGTAGAAGCACGGCCACTTCACCGGCGGCGACGAGATCCGCACGTGCACCTCACGGGCGCCGGCCTCGCGCAGCATCCGCACCAGGGCGCGCTGGGTGTTGCCCCGGACGATCGAGTCGTCGACGACCACCAGCCGCTTGCCGTCGATCACGTCGCGCAGCGGGTTGAGCTTGAGCCGGATGCCGAGCTGGCGGATCGTCTGCGAGGGCTGGATGAAGGTACGCCCGACGTAGGAGTTCTTCACCAGGCCGGTGCCGTAGGGGATGCCGGACTCCTCGGCGTACCCGATTGCGGCGGGGGTGCCCGACTCGGGCACCGGCATCACCAGGTCGGCGTCGGCGGGGAACTCCCGGGCCAGGCGCCGGCCGATCTCGACGCGGACGCTGTGCACGCGCCGGTCGTTCATCAACGTGTCGGGCCGGGCGAGGTAGACGAACTCGAAGAGGCAGTGCTTCGGCTTCGCCTCGGCGAACCGTTGCGTGCGCAGGCCGTCCGCGTCGACCACCACCAGCTCGCCCGGCTCGACCTCGCGGATGAACGAGGCGCCGACGATGTCGAGCGCTGCGGTCTCCGAGGCGATGACCCATCCCCGCTCGAGCCGGCCGATCACGAGCGGCCGGACGCCCTGCGGGTCGCGTGCGGCGTACAACGCGGTCTCGTCCATCCAGACGAACGAGAAGGCCCCGCGGACCTGCGGGAGGACCTCGAGCGCGCGCTCCTCGAGCGTGGCGCCGTCGCGGTCGTGGGCCAGCAGCGCGGTGACGAGGCTGGTGTCGTTGGTCGACTCCTCCACCCCCCGGCGCGGGATGTCGAGCTCGCCAGCCGACAGCGGGAGGTCGGCGACCAGGTCGGCCAGATCGCCGGTGTTGGTCAGGTTGCCGTTGTGGGCCAGCGCGATCGAGCCGGTGGAGGTCGGCCGGAAGGTCGGCTGGGCGTTGTGCCAGGTGCTGGCGCCGGTCGTGGAGTAGCGCGCGTGCCCGATCGCGACGTGCCCCTTGAGCGACTCCAGCGTCGCCTCGTCGAACACCTGCGACACCAGGCCCATGTCCTTGTAGACGAGGATCTGGCGGCCGTTGCCGACGGCGATGCCGGCCGACTCCTGCCCGCGGTGCTGCAGGGCGTAGATGCCGTAGTAGGTGAGCTTGGCGACGTCCTCACCGGGCGCCCAGACGCCGAACACGCCGCAGGCGTCCTGCGGACTGCGGTCGGTGGGGTCGAGGTCGTGGGACAGGTGGCCATCGCCGCCACGGCGGCGCGCATCGCTAGGCACACCTGCAGTGTAGACGGAGGAGGGGTGGCAGTTTCACCGCCCGACTAACGTTCCTGCCCGACACGCCGGGCAGTTTCGTACGACGAGCGGGCGTGTCGTTCGACGGGCGGTGAAACTGCCCGGGGCCGTTCACATCCGGCGGGCGCCGTCCTTGATGGCCTCGCGGATGCGGAAGTAGGTGCCGCAGCGGCAGATGTTGCGGATCTCGTCGATGTCGGCGTCGGTGATGTCGCGGCCCTCGCGGCGGGCGGCGCGGACCTTGGCGACCGCGGCCATGATCTGGCCCGGCTGGCAGTAGCCGCACTGGGCGACGTCCTGGGCGATCCAAGCCTCCTGCATCGGGTGCAGGTCGGGGTCCTCGGCGCCACCGGCGTCGGGGGCGTCCGGGAGTCCCTCGATCGTGGTGACCTCGTCGTCGGGACCGAGGTCGCCGACGCGGACCGCGCAGGGGTTGAAGGCGCGGCCGTTGAGATGGGAGGTGCAGGCCTTGCAGACGTTGATGCCGCAGCCGTACTTCGGTCCGGTGATGCCGAGCCGGTCGCGCAGGACCCACAGCAGGCGGACGTCGGACTCGGAGTCGACCTGCACGCGGCGGCCGTTGACGAGGAAGGTGTGCGTGACGGTGGGGACTGTCGACATGGGGGCTCCTGTGCTCGCTCGGTGGTGGTCAGTAGGTGTGGTCGCGGCCGTCGGTCGGCGAGGCCGGGACGGGCGGGACGAACGGCTTGGGCTCGAACGACAGCGTCTGGTGGTTGATCGGGAAGCTGGTCGGCATCGGGCCACCGGTCGCACGCCAGTAGGCGCAGGCCACCGCCGCGAAGCTCGCGGCCACCCCGGCCTCCCCGGCGCCACCGGGCTGGGTGACGTCGTTGTCGACGATGACCACCTGCATCTCGGGCGGGGCGTTCCAGTGCCGCGTGTAGAAGTAGTTGTCCCAGCTGGCCTCGAGGAACCGGCCCTGGCGGAAGTGCAGGCTCGAGGTCAGGGCGAGGGCGATGCCATCCATGACGCCGCCCTGCATCTGCGCCTCCAGCCCGCGCGGGTTGACCACCAGCCCGGCGTCCACGGCGAAGGTCGCCCGGGTCACCCGGGGTCCGGTCACCGCGTTGCGGATCCGCCGATTCACGGTATCGGGGCGGCAGTCGATCTCCACGACGCAGGCGGTGACTCCCTTGTATTCCTTGTGGATCGCAACGCCCTGGGCGGTCCCGGCCGGCATCGGCTTGCCCCACTCGGCCGCCTCCCCCACGGCCTCCAGCACCGCCTTGGTGCGCGGTGAGCGCGCGGTGCGCAACCGGAACGCGTAGGGATCCTCCCCCATCCGGCGCGCCAGGTCGTCGACGGTCAGCTCGACCGCGCAGCGCGTGTCTGGCGAGTAGATGTTGCGCATGCTGCCGGTGTTGAACGGCAGGTCGACCTCGCTGAGCAGCTGGTCGACGACGCCGAAGTTGTAGCCGAGCTCCTGGGTGAGCAGGAAGACCGTCTGCGCGAACGCATAGTTGCCGGCGACCGGCAGCTGCGCCGCAAACCGCGTGATGATCTCGCCCAGGCCATGGGTGAAGTCGGTGCGGACGCTGCAGTTGCGCTGCTCGAAGGTGTTGACCTGCTTGCCGGAGTAGGACGCCCGCACCTTCGACACCACCATCGGGTGGGTCCGACCCTGGCGGGCGTCGTCGGCTCGGTGCCACATGAGCTTGACCGGCGCGCCCATCGCGCGCGAGATCTGCGCGGCCTCGAGCGCCGCGTCGAAGAACAGCTTGCGGCCGAACGACCCACCGCCCTGGACGACATGCACGCGCACCTTGTCGATCGGCAGTCCGACTGTCAACGCGATCTGTTCCTGCGCCACGACCGGCGACTTCAACCCGCCCCAGATCTCCGCCGAGTCCTTCCGCACGTCGGCGATCGCGCAGTTCGGCTCCAGTGCGGAGTTGCCGCGGAACCAGAAGGTGAACTCGTGCTCGACCGTCTTCCCGAGCGGAGGTACGACGAACGGCAGCTGCGCGGCGCGCAGGTGACCGCGCACGTCGCCGTCGGACTGCTGCACAAGCGGCCCGTCCTGCCACTCGACGTCCATGGCCCGGACGGCGTCGATGCACTGCCCGAAGGTCTCGGCGCGCACGGCGTACCCGGTCGGCACCTCGGCGACGTGGGTGACGCCCGGCATCGTCAGCACGGCGTCGCGGTTGCGCAGGGCCATCGGTCTGCCGTTGAGCGTGGGCGGGCGACAGACCATCGTCGGCAGCGCCCCGGGGACTTCGAGGTCCATCGCGAACTGCTTCTGCCCGGTGACCGCCGCACGGGCGTCGATGCGGTTCTGCGGGGTCCCGATCACCGTGAACTTCTCCGGCCGCTTCAGCAGCACGCCGACCTGGCGCGTGGTGTCGCTGGCGGCCTCGCGGGCGAGCTCGGCGTAGGTGATCGAGCCCGTCAGCCCCTCGATGATCCCCTCGCCCTTGATCCGGACCTGGTCGAGGTTGTCGCCGAGCAAACGCGCGGCCGCGTCGAGCAGGGCTCCCTTGGCGATGGCGGCGGCGACCCGGATCGGGGTGAACGTCGAGATGGTGGTGTTGGACCCGCCGGTCAGCTGGTTGAACACCAGCTCGGGTCGCGCGTCGGCCAGCGACACCCGGACCTGCGCGACGTCGATGTCGAGCTCCTCGGCGATGATCATCGCCGTCGAGGTGGTGATCCCCTGCCCGACCTCCATGCGCGGCAGCGCGAACGACGCGGTCCCGTCGTCATGGATCTGGATCGCGATGAGGTTCGAGGTCGCCAGGGCGGCATGGGTGAGCAGGTCGTTGAGGTCGTAGAGCTCCGCCGGCTGCGGTGCGGTCACCGTGGACTGGGCGCCCGGCATGCCGAGGGCCAAGTCGGCCGCGGTGATCAGCGTCGCCCCGGCGACGACGTACCCGAGGAACCGGCGGCGGTCGGTGCCGGGCATCCCGACGCCCTCCGCAGGGCCGGCGGGCGGCACGATCGGGTGGGGAGCGGTCACGGGCGGCCTCCGAGTCGGTCGCGGCCCGCGCGCCGTCGTCGGCACCGCGAGCCCTGGTGGGGCTCCCTCCCCGCGGCAAGAGGGGCAGGCGTCACACCCGAAACCAAGCGACCCGCTACAGCGACTGCAG
The nucleotide sequence above comes from Nocardioides massiliensis. Encoded proteins:
- a CDS encoding Glu/Leu/Phe/Val family dehydrogenase, which translates into the protein MTTTPTLTRCADPSTRASGSGVFDLAAAHEQLTFCVDEATGLRAIVAIHSTALGPALGGTRFFPYADEQAAIADVCDLARGMTLKAALAGLDLGGGKAVILGDPRALKSEALLRAYGRFVESLGGRYYTACDVGTTSADMDLVGRETGFVTGRTVEAGGCGDSSVLTAYGVFQGMRAAAEATWGTPSLDGRTVGVAGVGKVGSHLVGHLVGDGARVVVADVAPEATAAVVAAHPEVQVVASTAELVASPLDVYAPCALGHALTDDVVDALSAQVVCGAANNQLARPGIDQRLHERGIRYAPDFCVNAGGLIQVADELRGFSFERAKQRVTGIFATTQQVFALAEQERTTPAHAADLLAEERIRALGGCGGSGCRVEPGPGGPAAARLRP
- a CDS encoding BldC family transcriptional regulator translates to MSMRPVESEPLLTPAEVAAMFRVDPKTVTRWAKAGKLSSIRTLGGHRRYRESEVRELLAGMIPEQRAADDQV
- a CDS encoding DUF3073 domain-containing protein; its protein translation is MSQDEFDEESGRAVSRDAGQVCEGVGPMGRGRAKAKQTKVARELKYRSHETDLSALAQELQHGKVRSEERDTDERDPWSDDADRRD
- the purM gene encoding phosphoribosylformylglycinamidine cyclo-ligase, whose protein sequence is MTDQNAPGATYEAAGVNIEAGDRAVELIKVWVDKARRPEMVGGIGGFAGLFDVSALKSYDRPLLATSADGVGTKVAIAQAMDKHDTIGFDLVGMLVDDLVVCGAEPLFLTDYIATGRVVPERIAQIVKGIAEACVVAGCALLGGETAEHPGLLGPDEYDVAGSTTGVVEASQLLGPGRVRPGDAIVAMAASGLHSNGYSLVRHVLLNEAGWELDRDVAELGRTLGEELLEPTRIYAKDCLELARATEVRVMSHVTGGGLAANLARVMPEELAATIDRSTWQRPPVFELVREVGNVAEPDLEKTLNCGVGMVAVVAAEDADRAAALLTARGVESWVCGEVSSAGADRAPGSVTLVGAHRS
- the purF gene encoding amidophosphoribosyltransferase, whose amino-acid sequence is MPSDARRRGGDGHLSHDLDPTDRSPQDACGVFGVWAPGEDVAKLTYYGIYALQHRGQESAGIAVGNGRQILVYKDMGLVSQVFDEATLESLKGHVAIGHARYSTTGASTWHNAQPTFRPTSTGSIALAHNGNLTNTGDLADLVADLPLSAGELDIPRRGVEESTNDTSLVTALLAHDRDGATLEERALEVLPQVRGAFSFVWMDETALYAARDPQGVRPLVIGRLERGWVIASETAALDIVGASFIREVEPGELVVVDADGLRTQRFAEAKPKHCLFEFVYLARPDTLMNDRRVHSVRVEIGRRLAREFPADADLVMPVPESGTPAAIGYAEESGIPYGTGLVKNSYVGRTFIQPSQTIRQLGIRLKLNPLRDVIDGKRLVVVDDSIVRGNTQRALVRMLREAGAREVHVRISSPPVKWPCFYGIDFATRAELIATGLAVDEICRSIDADSLAYISLEELTEATTVPAAKLCRACFDGEYPIPLPEERHLDKYRLEVRDESAHNGSLRTDVDGLISSLTGGGATDALDRP
- a CDS encoding (2Fe-2S)-binding protein, encoding MSTVPTVTHTFLVNGRRVQVDSESDVRLLWVLRDRLGITGPKYGCGINVCKACTSHLNGRAFNPCAVRVGDLGPDDEVTTIEGLPDAPDAGGAEDPDLHPMQEAWIAQDVAQCGYCQPGQIMAAVAKVRAARREGRDITDADIDEIRNICRCGTYFRIREAIKDGARRM
- a CDS encoding molybdopterin cofactor-binding domain-containing protein is translated as MTAPHPIVPPAGPAEGVGMPGTDRRRFLGYVVAGATLITAADLALGMPGAQSTVTAPQPAELYDLNDLLTHAALATSNLIAIQIHDDGTASFALPRMEVGQGITTSTAMIIAEELDIDVAQVRVSLADARPELVFNQLTGGSNTTISTFTPIRVAAAIAKGALLDAAARLLGDNLDQVRIKGEGIIEGLTGSITYAELAREAASDTTRQVGVLLKRPEKFTVIGTPQNRIDARAAVTGQKQFAMDLEVPGALPTMVCRPPTLNGRPMALRNRDAVLTMPGVTHVAEVPTGYAVRAETFGQCIDAVRAMDVEWQDGPLVQQSDGDVRGHLRAAQLPFVVPPLGKTVEHEFTFWFRGNSALEPNCAIADVRKDSAEIWGGLKSPVVAQEQIALTVGLPIDKVRVHVVQGGGSFGRKLFFDAALEAAQISRAMGAPVKLMWHRADDARQGRTHPMVVSKVRASYSGKQVNTFEQRNCSVRTDFTHGLGEIITRFAAQLPVAGNYAFAQTVFLLTQELGYNFGVVDQLLSEVDLPFNTGSMRNIYSPDTRCAVELTVDDLARRMGEDPYAFRLRTARSPRTKAVLEAVGEAAEWGKPMPAGTAQGVAIHKEYKGVTACVVEIDCRPDTVNRRIRNAVTGPRVTRATFAVDAGLVVNPRGLEAQMQGGVMDGIALALTSSLHFRQGRFLEASWDNYFYTRHWNAPPEMQVVIVDNDVTQPGGAGEAGVAASFAAVACAYWRATGGPMPTSFPINHQTLSFEPKPFVPPVPASPTDGRDHTY